Proteins encoded within one genomic window of Larus michahellis unplaced genomic scaffold, bLarMic1.1 SCAFFOLD_34, whole genome shotgun sequence:
- the LOC141737318 gene encoding olfactory receptor 14A16-like, with translation MSNSSSITQFLLLAFADTRELQLLHFGLFLGIYLAALLANGLIITAIACDHRLHTPMYFFLLNLSVLDLGSISTTVPKSMANSLWDTRDISYWGCVAQVFFLFFCAAAEFYLLTIMAYDRYVAICKPLHYGTLLGSRACVHMAAAAWGSGFLYALLHTANTFSLPLCQGNALDQFFCEIPQILKLSCSHSDSLREVGLLVVSACLGFGCFLFIVLSYVQIFRAVLRIPSEQGRHKAFSTCLPHLAVASLFISTGIFAYLKPPSISSPVLDLAVAVLYSVVPPAVNPLIYSMRNQELKDALWKLMTR, from the coding sequence atgtccaacagcagctccatcacccagttcctcctcctggcgttcgcagacacacgggagctgcagctcttgcacttcgggctcttcctgggcatctacctggctgccctcctggccaacggcctcatcatcaccgccatcgcctgtgaccaccgcctccacacccccatgtacttcttcctcctcaacctctctgttcttgacctgggctccatctccaccactgttcccaaatccatggccaattccctgtgggacaccagggacatctcctactGGGGATGTGTTGCAcaagtcttttttctctttttctgtgctgcagcagagttttatcttctcaccatcatggcctatgaccgctacgttgccatctgcaaacccctgcactacgggaccctcctgggcagcagagcttgtgtccacatggcagcagctgcctggggcagtgggtttctctatgctctcctgcacacggccaatacattttccctgcccctctgccagggcaatgccctggaccagttcttctgtgaaatcccccagatcctcaagctctcctgctcacactcagactccctcagggaagttgggcttcttgtggtcagtgcctgtttaggctttggttgttttcttttcattgtgctgtcctacgtgcagatcttcagggccgtgctgaggatcccctctgagcagggacggcacaaagccttttccacgtgcctccctcacctggccgtggcctccctctttatcagcactggcatttttgcctacctgaagcccccctccatctcctccccagttcttgATCTGGCGGTGGCAGTCCTGTACTCAGtggttcctccagcagtgaaccccctcatctacagcatgaggaaccaggagctcaaggatgccctgtggaaactgatgaccagatga